One genomic window of Corynebacterium diphtheriae includes the following:
- a CDS encoding mechanosensitive ion channel family protein, whose amino-acid sequence MNNFGFSGGGPLQVLAQNKLSDETESAINSTESWLHSPMAQDWLIERPIRIALTLVVAIVLNWALRKAITKAADANIRKPRLAISNPIIKRKRNNAASEALTATQEQRRQARIRTLAAVGRSAVSIFVWVWAALGTLKLIGVDVTPLIASAGVVGVALGFGAQSLVKDFLSGVFMLIEDQYGVGDTIDVGDVVGTVEDVSLRLTTLRDINGTQWFVRNGEILRVGNFSQEYAVAIINVPIALDEKASDAIALIEKSVADEAQLQEVADVLLDDPVVDGVNSVGLDHMVIRTRVTTLPDQQWFIERKMRARILTDLQRNGIDTPYPEGIGAYRRLDDEE is encoded by the coding sequence ATGAATAATTTTGGTTTCTCAGGGGGTGGGCCGCTTCAGGTTCTCGCCCAAAATAAGTTGTCAGATGAGACGGAGTCTGCGATCAACTCCACTGAGTCGTGGCTGCATAGCCCGATGGCTCAGGATTGGTTGATTGAACGCCCCATCAGAATTGCTTTGACGCTCGTTGTGGCCATCGTGTTGAACTGGGCGCTGCGCAAGGCGATTACCAAGGCTGCCGACGCCAACATTCGCAAACCTCGGTTGGCGATCTCCAACCCGATTATCAAGCGCAAGCGCAACAACGCCGCGAGTGAGGCTCTCACTGCCACTCAGGAGCAGCGTCGACAAGCCCGTATTCGTACCCTCGCCGCCGTGGGCCGCAGCGCTGTGTCGATTTTTGTGTGGGTCTGGGCTGCGCTTGGCACTCTCAAGCTGATCGGCGTGGATGTTACCCCCCTGATCGCTTCTGCCGGAGTTGTTGGTGTGGCGTTGGGCTTTGGCGCACAATCGCTGGTCAAGGACTTTCTTTCTGGTGTGTTCATGCTCATTGAGGATCAATACGGTGTGGGCGACACCATCGACGTGGGTGATGTCGTAGGCACGGTCGAAGACGTATCCCTTCGCCTGACCACCTTGCGTGATATCAACGGCACCCAGTGGTTCGTGCGCAACGGCGAGATCCTGCGCGTGGGCAATTTCAGCCAAGAATATGCGGTAGCGATCATCAACGTGCCCATCGCCTTGGACGAGAAGGCCTCCGATGCGATTGCTTTGATTGAGAAGTCCGTGGCCGATGAAGCACAGCTACAAGAAGTAGCCGATGTACTTCTCGACGACCCCGTGGTCGACGGCGTGAACTCCGTGGGACTTGACCACATGGTTATCCGGACACGTGTGACTACCTTGCCGGATCAACAATGGTTTATTGAGCGTAAGATGCGCGCCCGTATTCTTACCGATCTGCAGCGCAACGGCATTGACACCCCCTACCCCGAAGGCATTGGCGCTTATCGCCGCCTCGACGACGAAGAATAG
- a CDS encoding single-stranded DNA-binding protein, which translates to MHIQSTIVGNLTGEPSLRKAGTSMVASFRIAASRRILRTNQTADSESRPEDKWVDADSLYIDVECWGQLAANVKTTLCKGRPVICTGYLITQSWVDKDSGASRSKIVFKANSVGLELSRYCASSRKSVENDVHEAPGLHAPVAGAEPSFDDETSSEEAVAPF; encoded by the coding sequence ATGCATATTCAAAGCACCATCGTGGGCAACCTCACCGGGGAACCCTCGCTGCGCAAGGCGGGGACCAGCATGGTGGCGTCGTTTCGGATCGCTGCAAGTAGGCGCATTTTGCGCACCAACCAGACCGCTGATTCTGAAAGCCGCCCAGAGGACAAATGGGTCGATGCCGACTCGCTGTATATTGACGTGGAATGTTGGGGGCAGCTTGCCGCTAATGTGAAAACCACGCTGTGTAAAGGGCGGCCGGTGATCTGCACGGGGTATTTGATCACGCAGTCGTGGGTGGATAAGGATTCGGGGGCATCGCGGTCAAAGATTGTGTTTAAGGCCAACTCTGTGGGGTTGGAGTTGTCGCGGTATTGTGCGTCGTCACGCAAGAGCGTGGAAAACGACGTCCACGAGGCGCCAGGGTTGCATGCGCCAGTGGCGGGAGCCGAGCCTAGCTTTGACGACGAAACCTCCAGCGAGGAGGCGGTAGCACCGTTCTAA
- a CDS encoding YbdD/YjiX family protein, with protein MNALATIARWITAPVRYWGEVLGEKDYEKYVAHLKRHHPGCPIPTEREYWHKRWADQETNPGSRCC; from the coding sequence ATGAACGCATTAGCCACAATCGCACGATGGATTACTGCCCCTGTGAGGTATTGGGGTGAGGTCCTTGGCGAAAAAGACTACGAAAAATATGTAGCCCACCTCAAGCGCCATCACCCTGGCTGCCCGATCCCCACCGAACGTGAATACTGGCACAAACGGTGGGCGGATCAGGAAACCAATCCTGGATCGCGCTGCTGCTAA
- a CDS encoding cytochrome c oxidase assembly protein: MSEPVSRQVRSTWPLYVMFFVVAGMVGALISWGFLSESLAALGIPDPGPITTAGLPFLRAGGWMLIALATGSFMASTFFISPRPAPKLIDATLTVDGHIAARTGSMSLLSFAAIAIVMIPLVLSDVSGQPFSLAVQPVNWPNAIEKVPAALAWLCTAIISAVVGTASLRSQRWKSQPVWFIGAIAAIVPLGLEGHSAAGGDHDYGTNSLLWHLLFMLLWVGGLMGLIAHGRRLGVDLATAVRRYSHVALWAIIAMTLSGLINAAIRVRLEDLLTSGYGRMIVVKAVLTIVLALFGFAHRSITIKELERSASGAPFIRLAIAELVVMAAIIGVAISLGRTPPPPPRVIDLTPMALEMGYTLTKAPTVWNVWTTWRFDIMFTTIGILMTVAYIMGVRTLKARGESWKPMRTFWFLLGSVGLALSMSSGVGLYMPAMFSMHMVTHMVLSMVIPVFLVLGNPFELALAALPQGTSQRPGAREWLEVFLNSTTLRILMHPALNTIQFITIFYLLYVTPWYNVMVSEHAGHLSMNFVFLLSGYIYYWEMIGGDPKPVYNSVIKRLSWLIFSMPFHLYFGVYLMQLSQILAEDFYSQLDLPWAVDLMHDQNVGGGIAWASGSFPLIVVFGTLFIQWLQEDRKEEAEIEQRVENHEDDDFDAYNEMLARMNSGRQDAVSDYHNREF, encoded by the coding sequence ATGTCAGAACCGGTATCGCGTCAAGTTCGAAGCACTTGGCCGCTCTACGTGATGTTTTTCGTGGTCGCGGGTATGGTCGGTGCCCTCATCTCGTGGGGATTCCTCAGCGAATCACTCGCAGCACTCGGCATTCCCGACCCAGGCCCCATTACAACCGCAGGCCTGCCATTCTTGCGCGCCGGGGGATGGATGCTCATAGCTCTTGCCACGGGATCCTTTATGGCGTCGACGTTTTTCATCTCGCCGCGTCCGGCACCGAAGCTTATCGACGCTACCCTCACCGTCGACGGACACATCGCCGCCCGCACCGGTTCCATGTCGCTGCTCTCATTCGCAGCCATCGCCATCGTGATGATTCCGCTCGTACTTTCCGACGTCTCCGGCCAGCCGTTTTCCCTAGCAGTCCAGCCCGTTAACTGGCCTAACGCTATCGAAAAAGTGCCAGCAGCGCTGGCATGGCTGTGCACCGCGATCATCTCTGCTGTAGTGGGCACAGCCTCGTTGCGCTCGCAGCGGTGGAAGAGCCAACCCGTGTGGTTTATCGGAGCAATAGCAGCCATCGTGCCCCTTGGCTTGGAGGGGCACTCCGCTGCAGGTGGCGACCACGACTACGGCACCAACTCGCTTCTGTGGCACCTCCTATTTATGTTGCTGTGGGTCGGCGGGCTCATGGGACTGATCGCACACGGGCGTCGTCTAGGCGTAGACCTCGCCACTGCTGTCCGGCGCTATTCTCACGTAGCACTGTGGGCAATTATTGCTATGACCCTATCAGGCCTGATCAACGCCGCTATACGCGTGCGTCTAGAAGATCTGCTGACGTCTGGATACGGCCGGATGATTGTGGTCAAAGCAGTACTTACTATTGTGCTCGCCCTGTTTGGATTCGCACACCGCAGCATCACCATCAAGGAACTAGAACGAAGTGCTAGCGGCGCACCATTTATCAGACTCGCCATCGCAGAGCTCGTGGTCATGGCGGCGATTATCGGTGTGGCTATTTCGCTGGGACGCACCCCGCCACCGCCGCCACGTGTTATTGATCTGACCCCCATGGCGCTGGAGATGGGCTACACCCTGACCAAAGCGCCCACCGTATGGAACGTGTGGACCACCTGGCGTTTCGACATCATGTTCACAACCATCGGCATCCTCATGACCGTCGCCTACATCATGGGCGTGCGCACCCTCAAAGCCCGCGGCGAATCATGGAAACCCATGCGCACCTTCTGGTTCCTCCTCGGCTCGGTAGGACTAGCACTGAGCATGAGCTCCGGTGTAGGCCTCTACATGCCAGCCATGTTCTCCATGCACATGGTCACTCACATGGTGCTGTCCATGGTCATCCCAGTGTTCTTGGTGCTCGGTAACCCCTTCGAACTCGCATTAGCTGCACTACCGCAGGGGACGTCGCAACGCCCCGGCGCGCGCGAGTGGCTGGAAGTGTTCCTCAACTCCACCACGTTGCGTATCCTCATGCACCCAGCGCTGAACACGATCCAGTTCATTACGATCTTCTACCTGCTGTATGTGACTCCTTGGTACAACGTGATGGTGTCTGAGCACGCAGGGCATTTGTCCATGAACTTTGTGTTCTTACTTTCTGGATACATCTATTACTGGGAGATGATCGGCGGAGACCCCAAGCCGGTATACAACTCGGTGATCAAGAGGTTGTCGTGGCTGATTTTCTCCATGCCCTTCCACCTGTATTTTGGTGTGTACCTTATGCAGCTCTCGCAGATCTTGGCGGAGGACTTCTACTCGCAGCTCGACCTGCCGTGGGCAGTGGATCTTATGCACGATCAAAATGTTGGTGGCGGAATCGCGTGGGCCTCGGGTTCCTTCCCGCTGATCGTGGTGTTTGGCACCTTGTTTATTCAGTGGCTGCAAGAAGATAGGAAAGAAGAAGCCGAGATTGAGCAGCGCGTGGAAAACCACGAGGATGATGATTTTGATGCCTATAACGAGATGCTTGCGCGGATGAATTCTGGGCGTCAAGACGCGGTGTCTGATTACCACAATCGCGAATTTTAG
- the ettA gene encoding energy-dependent translational throttle protein EttA translates to MGEFIYTMKNVRKAIGEKLILDNVTMAFYPGAKIGVVGPNGAGKSSILKIMAGLDQPSNGEAFLDPGATVGILLQEPPLNEEKTVRGNVEEGLGGIFEKKQRFEQIAEEMATNYTDELMEEMGRLQEELDHADAWEIDSKIDQALEALRCPPSDEPVTHLSGGERRRVALAKLLLSEPDLLLLDEPTNHLDAESVQWLEKHLADYKGAVLAVTHDRYFLDHVAGWICEVDRGKLYPYEGNYSTYLETKAARLEVAGKKDQKLQKRLKEELAWVRSGAKARQAKNKARLQRYEEMAAEAEQYKKLDFEEIQIPTPPRLGNQVVEVEHLDKGFDGRVLIKDLSFTLPRNGIVGVIGPNGVGKSTLFKTIVGLEQPDGGEVKVGQTVKLSYVDQNRENIDPEKTVWEVVSDGLDYIHVGQNEMPSRAYLSAFGFKGPDQQKPSKVLSGGERNRLNLALTLKQGGNLILLDEPTNDLDVETLGSLENALQKFPGCAVVISHDRWFLDRTCTHILAWEGNVAEGQWFWFEGNFEDYEKNKVERLGADAARPSRVTHRKLTR, encoded by the coding sequence GTGGGCGAATTCATCTACACGATGAAAAACGTGCGCAAGGCTATCGGCGAGAAGCTGATCCTTGACAATGTGACCATGGCTTTTTATCCAGGTGCCAAGATTGGTGTCGTGGGCCCCAACGGCGCGGGTAAGTCGTCGATCCTAAAGATCATGGCAGGCCTCGACCAGCCATCTAACGGCGAGGCCTTCCTAGACCCAGGTGCCACCGTGGGTATCCTGCTCCAGGAGCCACCGCTCAATGAGGAAAAGACTGTTCGCGGCAACGTGGAAGAAGGCTTGGGCGGCATCTTTGAAAAGAAGCAGCGCTTCGAGCAGATCGCCGAGGAAATGGCGACCAACTACACCGACGAGCTCATGGAAGAAATGGGCAGGCTCCAAGAAGAGCTCGACCACGCCGACGCATGGGAAATCGACTCCAAGATTGACCAGGCTTTGGAAGCTCTGCGCTGCCCACCATCCGACGAACCAGTAACCCACCTTTCCGGTGGTGAGCGCCGCCGCGTGGCACTAGCAAAGCTGCTCCTTTCCGAGCCTGACCTTTTGCTTCTCGACGAGCCCACCAACCACCTCGATGCGGAATCCGTGCAGTGGTTGGAAAAGCACCTCGCTGACTACAAGGGTGCCGTCTTGGCCGTTACCCACGACCGTTACTTCCTCGATCACGTTGCTGGCTGGATCTGTGAGGTCGACCGCGGCAAGCTCTACCCATACGAGGGCAACTACTCCACCTACTTGGAAACAAAGGCTGCTCGTTTGGAAGTTGCTGGCAAGAAGGACCAGAAGTTGCAAAAGCGCCTGAAGGAAGAACTCGCATGGGTTCGTTCCGGCGCCAAGGCTCGCCAGGCTAAGAACAAGGCTCGTCTGCAGCGCTATGAGGAGATGGCTGCCGAGGCCGAGCAGTACAAGAAGCTCGACTTCGAAGAAATCCAGATCCCAACGCCACCACGCTTGGGTAACCAAGTTGTTGAGGTAGAGCACCTTGATAAGGGCTTTGATGGTCGCGTATTGATCAAGGATCTTTCCTTCACCCTGCCACGCAACGGCATTGTTGGTGTGATCGGCCCGAACGGTGTGGGTAAATCCACGCTGTTTAAGACCATCGTTGGCTTGGAGCAGCCAGACGGTGGCGAGGTTAAGGTTGGCCAGACGGTGAAGCTGAGCTACGTTGACCAGAACCGTGAGAACATCGACCCCGAAAAGACCGTGTGGGAAGTTGTTTCCGATGGCTTGGATTACATCCACGTTGGTCAAAACGAAATGCCATCGCGTGCATACCTGTCTGCTTTCGGCTTCAAAGGCCCAGATCAGCAAAAGCCTTCTAAGGTTCTCTCCGGTGGTGAACGCAACCGCCTGAACCTTGCGCTGACCTTGAAGCAGGGCGGCAACTTGATCCTGCTTGACGAGCCAACCAACGACCTTGACGTGGAAACCTTGGGTTCCTTGGAAAACGCGTTGCAGAAGTTCCCTGGTTGTGCCGTGGTCATCTCCCACGACCGTTGGTTCTTGGACCGCACCTGTACCCACATCCTCGCGTGGGAAGGCAACGTTGCAGAAGGCCAGTGGTTCTGGTTCGAGGGCAACTTCGAGGATTATGAAAAGAACAAGGTCGAGCGCCTCGGTGCCGATGCGGCACGCCCATCGCGCGTGACACACCGCAAGCTCACCCGCTAG
- a CDS encoding globin, giving the protein MNTPASFYESVGGEETFHLIVHRFYERMRNDDLIGPMYPDDDWEGAEDRLRWFLAQYWGGPQTFSENRGHPRLRMRHAHFPIGMNEAQRWLDIMSDTLDSIDEATLPPAHRAAMWDHMQRVAQMLINQAP; this is encoded by the coding sequence ATGAACACCCCTGCGTCTTTTTATGAGTCTGTTGGTGGCGAAGAAACCTTCCACCTCATCGTGCACCGTTTTTACGAACGCATGCGTAACGACGACCTCATCGGCCCCATGTACCCCGACGATGATTGGGAAGGCGCCGAAGATCGCCTCCGCTGGTTCCTCGCCCAATACTGGGGTGGGCCACAGACATTTTCTGAAAACCGCGGACATCCACGTCTACGCATGCGCCACGCACACTTCCCCATTGGTATGAACGAGGCTCAGCGCTGGCTCGACATCATGTCCGACACCTTGGACAGTATCGACGAGGCAACCCTTCCCCCAGCCCACCGCGCCGCCATGTGGGATCACATGCAGCGCGTGGCGCAGATGCTTATCAACCAAGCCCCCTAA
- a CDS encoding carbon starvation CstA family protein, translating into MSNPVPTLTPPPPGVDYIESSKVPLPVGVDDKRPMSLKARITFIIIALFAAAGWGMIAFARGETINAVWIVFAAVGSYFIAYSFWGRLIEYKVVKPRDDRATPAEYINDGQDFVPTDRRVLFGHHFAAIAGAGPLVGPVMAAQMGYLPGTLWIVLGVIFAGAVQDYLVLWVSTRRRGRSLGQMIRDEMGTVGGAAGILAVITIMVIIIAVLALVVVNALADSPWGVFSISMTIPIAIFMGLYMRYLRPGRVTEVSVIGVVLLLLAIISGGWVASTDWGVEWFTWSKLTLAWVLIGYGIVAAILPVWLLLAPRDYLSTFMKVGVIGLLAIAIVVDHPDVHMPAVTTFAHTGDGPVFAGNLFPFLFITIACGALSGFHALISAGTTPKLIEKESQMRMIGYGSMLMESFVAIMALITAVVIDRHMYFVMNSPATLTALDPQQAADFVNSLGLPGSGITADALTQAAEAVGEHTIISRTGGAPTLAFGMSQILTDIIGHPGMQSFWYHFAIMFEALFILTTVDAGTRVARFMMTDTLANVPGLKKFADPSWTFGHWISTILVCALWGSILIMGVTDPLGGINVLFPLFGIANQLLAAIALSLVLVVVVKKGLYKWAWIPGVPLVWDVIVTMTASWQKIFSDNPKIGYWAQHNRYKDALAEGKTTFGTAKSTEAMEAVVRNTAVQGFLSVLFAGLVIVVLIAAARACITAILQRSRGIDVPSSEEPFHESAFFAPSSLGATDAEKVLVAAWNEYEPPSSHGHHHH; encoded by the coding sequence ATGAGCAATCCTGTACCAACCCTCACCCCTCCACCACCAGGCGTGGACTACATCGAGTCCTCCAAGGTGCCCCTCCCCGTGGGCGTAGACGACAAGCGACCAATGTCGCTCAAAGCACGCATCACCTTCATCATCATCGCCTTGTTCGCCGCCGCCGGCTGGGGCATGATCGCCTTTGCCCGAGGCGAAACAATCAACGCCGTCTGGATCGTCTTCGCAGCAGTGGGCTCTTACTTCATCGCCTACTCCTTCTGGGGTCGCCTCATTGAATACAAGGTGGTCAAGCCTCGCGACGACCGCGCCACCCCCGCCGAATACATCAACGACGGCCAAGACTTCGTTCCCACCGACCGCCGCGTGCTGTTCGGACACCACTTCGCCGCCATCGCCGGCGCCGGCCCCCTCGTCGGCCCAGTTATGGCAGCTCAGATGGGCTATCTCCCTGGCACCCTGTGGATCGTGCTCGGCGTGATCTTCGCTGGCGCTGTGCAGGACTACCTCGTGCTGTGGGTATCAACTCGCCGCCGCGGCCGCTCACTCGGCCAGATGATTCGCGACGAAATGGGCACCGTAGGTGGTGCCGCCGGTATCCTCGCCGTGATTACCATCATGGTGATTATCATCGCCGTGCTGGCACTCGTTGTGGTCAACGCGTTGGCCGATTCCCCATGGGGCGTGTTCTCCATCTCCATGACCATCCCGATCGCCATCTTCATGGGCCTATACATGCGCTACCTGCGCCCAGGCCGCGTTACTGAAGTCTCCGTTATCGGCGTTGTTCTCCTGCTGCTGGCCATCATCTCCGGTGGTTGGGTAGCCTCCACCGACTGGGGCGTGGAATGGTTCACATGGTCCAAGCTCACCTTGGCGTGGGTCTTGATCGGCTACGGTATCGTCGCCGCCATCTTGCCTGTGTGGCTGCTGCTTGCGCCTCGCGATTACCTATCTACCTTTATGAAGGTCGGCGTGATTGGCCTGCTGGCCATCGCCATCGTGGTGGATCACCCAGACGTTCACATGCCCGCTGTGACCACCTTCGCCCACACCGGCGACGGCCCAGTGTTCGCAGGTAACCTCTTCCCATTCCTGTTCATTACCATCGCCTGTGGTGCACTTTCCGGCTTCCACGCGTTGATCTCCGCGGGTACCACCCCGAAGCTGATTGAGAAGGAATCCCAAATGCGCATGATCGGCTACGGCTCCATGCTGATGGAATCCTTCGTGGCCATCATGGCTTTGATCACCGCCGTGGTGATCGACCGCCACATGTACTTCGTGATGAACTCCCCCGCTACCCTAACCGCACTGGATCCACAGCAGGCTGCCGACTTTGTTAACAGCCTTGGCCTGCCCGGTTCTGGCATTACTGCCGACGCTCTCACGCAGGCCGCAGAAGCAGTGGGCGAACACACCATCATTTCCCGTACCGGTGGCGCGCCTACCCTGGCGTTCGGTATGTCGCAGATCCTGACCGACATCATCGGCCACCCCGGCATGCAGTCCTTCTGGTACCACTTTGCCATCATGTTCGAGGCACTCTTCATCCTCACCACCGTGGACGCTGGTACCCGCGTGGCCCGCTTCATGATGACCGACACCTTGGCAAACGTCCCAGGGCTTAAGAAGTTCGCCGACCCAAGCTGGACCTTCGGCCACTGGATCTCCACCATCTTGGTCTGTGCTCTCTGGGGTTCCATCCTCATCATGGGTGTGACCGATCCACTAGGCGGCATTAACGTCTTGTTCCCGCTGTTCGGTATTGCTAACCAGCTGCTCGCAGCTATTGCACTCTCGCTCGTGCTGGTCGTCGTAGTCAAGAAGGGCCTGTACAAGTGGGCCTGGATCCCAGGTGTTCCACTGGTATGGGACGTGATCGTCACCATGACCGCCTCGTGGCAGAAGATCTTCTCCGACAATCCGAAGATCGGCTACTGGGCACAGCACAACCGTTACAAGGATGCGCTCGCTGAGGGCAAGACCACCTTCGGTACCGCTAAGTCCACCGAGGCTATGGAGGCTGTTGTTCGTAACACGGCTGTTCAGGGATTCTTGTCCGTACTGTTCGCCGGCCTTGTCATCGTGGTTCTTATCGCTGCTGCTCGCGCCTGTATCACCGCGATCTTGCAACGCAGCCGTGGAATCGACGTACCATCGTCGGAGGAACCATTCCACGAGTCCGCATTCTTTGCCCCATCGTCGCTGGGTGCCACGGATGCTGAGAAGGTACTTGTTGCCGCATGGAACGAGTACGAGCCACCGTCATCGCACGGACATCATCACCACTAA
- a CDS encoding acyl-CoA thioesterase: MSTESSHQVHTATVPVRWTDFDRFGHVTNSAYVDLAQEARTVWANDNFAVKGHQIPAVFVRHIEVDYLRPIMPSTSQVVVETEVVHIGNTSFTTRQHLKDGEGHVCATVIAVQVAVDMLTTRPRAIAAHELQVLTQFAASTQQESEQ, translated from the coding sequence ATGAGCACTGAATCTTCCCACCAAGTTCACACCGCTACCGTCCCTGTTCGCTGGACGGATTTTGACCGCTTTGGTCACGTGACAAACTCCGCCTATGTGGACCTCGCCCAAGAGGCTCGCACTGTGTGGGCAAATGACAACTTTGCTGTCAAGGGACACCAGATTCCCGCCGTCTTTGTCCGTCACATCGAAGTGGACTATCTTCGCCCCATCATGCCGAGCACCTCGCAGGTAGTGGTAGAAACCGAAGTTGTGCATATCGGCAACACATCCTTTACCACCCGCCAGCACCTTAAAGACGGCGAAGGCCACGTATGCGCCACCGTTATCGCTGTTCAGGTAGCCGTGGACATGTTGACCACACGGCCACGTGCCATTGCCGCCCACGAGCTCCAAGTACTCACACAGTTTGCGGCCTCGACACAACAGGAGTCCGAGCAGTAG
- a CDS encoding MFS transporter, with amino-acid sequence MANQQLNARKFIWSNGLQNIGDQIVAAKTVLPWLLHAAGASGFFIALLVPVREAGSMLPQAALTPWVVGKPQRKTIWVMGAVGQAAAAAGLAIAAALLQGTSLAVAVIVLLAGLSLARSLTSIASKDVQGRVVPKGSRGLVTGKATALGGAASLIVGAALWLLREHITQTVIVGLIVLAALAWLVAALVFHTITEPEEQTHTQSTNWWSDTWQLFVDDKDFRLFVIVRAFLLVSALSTSFIVVLSNQEGASLGGLGVFMLASGLSALVGGRISGVWSDYSSRAVMSYGALASSIVVLVIVACSWWAPSALNVWLFPLSFFVVNVVHTGIRVARKTYIVDMAEGDQRTRYVGAANTLMGVILLIVGVISGAIAHWGPQPALLFLAAIGLAGAATSHKLKDVE; translated from the coding sequence ATGGCTAACCAACAACTGAATGCCCGAAAATTCATCTGGTCCAATGGGCTGCAAAACATTGGCGACCAGATCGTCGCCGCCAAAACGGTGCTGCCGTGGCTGCTACACGCAGCAGGCGCGTCGGGATTTTTCATTGCACTGTTGGTTCCAGTGCGAGAAGCCGGCTCAATGCTGCCCCAAGCAGCACTCACACCTTGGGTAGTGGGCAAACCACAGCGCAAAACCATCTGGGTCATGGGGGCGGTGGGGCAGGCAGCGGCAGCGGCAGGACTGGCGATAGCTGCGGCACTGCTACAGGGGACGTCGTTAGCCGTGGCGGTGATCGTGCTGCTAGCGGGACTGTCGCTGGCGCGCTCGCTGACGTCGATAGCCTCGAAAGATGTGCAAGGTCGCGTGGTGCCCAAAGGCTCGCGTGGCCTGGTAACCGGCAAAGCGACCGCGCTCGGCGGTGCCGCCTCCTTGATCGTGGGAGCCGCACTGTGGCTGCTGCGCGAGCATATCACCCAAACCGTGATCGTGGGACTCATCGTGCTTGCAGCGCTCGCATGGCTCGTAGCAGCGCTGGTGTTTCACACGATAACCGAGCCAGAGGAACAAACGCACACCCAATCCACAAACTGGTGGAGTGACACTTGGCAGCTATTCGTGGACGACAAAGACTTCCGCCTATTCGTGATCGTGCGTGCTTTCTTACTCGTCAGCGCCCTGTCTACTTCCTTCATCGTGGTGCTGAGCAACCAAGAAGGAGCCTCACTCGGCGGGCTCGGCGTATTCATGCTGGCATCAGGGCTATCGGCGCTGGTAGGCGGGCGAATCTCCGGCGTATGGTCCGACTACTCCTCACGAGCAGTAATGAGCTACGGTGCGCTAGCAAGTTCCATCGTGGTTCTGGTGATCGTAGCGTGCTCTTGGTGGGCGCCCAGCGCACTCAACGTGTGGCTGTTCCCGCTGAGCTTCTTCGTAGTCAATGTGGTTCACACCGGAATCCGTGTGGCGCGCAAAACCTACATCGTGGATATGGCCGAAGGTGATCAACGCACCCGCTACGTCGGCGCGGCCAACACGCTCATGGGCGTGATTTTGCTTATCGTCGGCGTGATCTCCGGTGCTATCGCACACTGGGGTCCACAACCAGCACTACTGTTCCTAGCGGCCATCGGGCTTGCAGGAGCTGCAACGTCGCACAAGCTTAAAGACGTGGAATAA